In one Mycobacteroides chelonae genomic region, the following are encoded:
- a CDS encoding DoxX family protein, translating into MSAPSSATWLRLGQTSAPAATILIRFYVGLIFLCEGILKFLRPETLGTGRFDKAGIPAPAFLANLDGTLETVCGILLLAGLATRVAAVPMIINMAGALLITKAPILWADAALFPKASGWWDFIHESRTDLAQLCGATFLLLAGAGAYSLDAAINRRAAATNP; encoded by the coding sequence ATGTCCGCACCGTCATCGGCCACTTGGTTGCGCCTGGGGCAAACCAGCGCACCGGCAGCAACGATCCTGATCCGCTTCTATGTCGGGCTCATCTTCTTGTGCGAGGGAATCCTGAAATTCCTACGCCCCGAAACCCTCGGCACCGGCCGCTTCGACAAAGCCGGAATCCCAGCCCCTGCCTTCTTGGCGAACCTGGACGGAACACTCGAAACTGTCTGCGGCATCCTGCTACTGGCCGGCTTAGCCACCCGCGTGGCCGCGGTGCCGATGATCATCAACATGGCCGGGGCGCTGCTGATCACCAAAGCTCCCATCCTGTGGGCTGATGCAGCCCTGTTCCCCAAAGCCTCCGGATGGTGGGACTTCATCCACGAATCCCGCACCGACCTGGCACAACTCTGCGGTGCCACCTTCCTGCTCCTGGCCGGCGCAGGCGCCTACTCGCTGGATGCAGCCATCAACCGCCGGGCAGCGGCCACGAACCCATAG
- a CDS encoding PadR family transcriptional regulator produces MREFQRGAVRLHILHHAAEEEVHGAWMTEELARHGYDISPGTLYPTLHRLEADGLLTSRQLVVEGRARRLYRATRAGKAALKEDLRALDELAREMLDQQKP; encoded by the coding sequence GTGCGGGAGTTTCAGCGAGGTGCGGTGCGGCTGCACATCTTGCATCACGCTGCCGAGGAGGAGGTTCACGGTGCGTGGATGACCGAGGAGCTGGCCCGGCACGGCTACGACATCAGCCCGGGCACGCTGTATCCGACGTTGCACCGGTTGGAGGCCGATGGTTTGTTGACATCGCGGCAGTTGGTCGTTGAGGGGCGTGCCCGGCGGCTGTATCGGGCAACACGTGCGGGTAAGGCCGCACTCAAGGAGGACTTGCGGGCGCTAGACGAGCTGGCCCGGGAGATGCTGGATCAGCAAAAACCTTGA